In the genome of Doryrhamphus excisus isolate RoL2022-K1 chromosome 11, RoL_Dexc_1.0, whole genome shotgun sequence, one region contains:
- the si:dkey-251i10.1 gene encoding ADP/ATP translocase 2 encodes MSEQAISFAKDFLAGGISAAISKTAVAPIERVKLLLQVQHASKQITADKQYKGIVDCVVRIPKEQGFLSFWRGNLANVIRYFPTQALNFAFKDKYKKVFLDGVDKRTQFWRYFAGNLASGGAAGATSLCFVYPLDFARTRLAADVGKAGAGREFSGLGDCLVKIFRSDGLRGLYQGFNVSVQGIIIYRAAYFGIYDTAKGMLPDPKNTHILVSWMIAQSVTAVAGLTSYPFDTVRRRMMMQSGRKGADIMYSGTIDCWRKIARDEGGKAFFKGAWSNVLRGMGGAFVLVLYDELKKVI; translated from the exons ATGAGTGAGCAAGCTATCTCCTTCGCCAAGGACTTCTTGGCCGGTGGAATCTCCGCCGCCATTTCCAAAACAGCCGTCGCACCCATCGAGAGAGTGAAGCTTCTgcttcag GTGCAACATGCCAGCAAGCAGATCACGGCAGATAAGCAGTATAAGGGAATTGTGGACTGCGTTGTCCGTATCCCCAAGGAGCAGGGCTTCCTTTCCTTCTGGAGAGGTAACCTTGCCAATGTCATCAGGTATTTCCCCACCCAGGCCCTCAACTTCGCCTTCAAGGATAAGTACAAGAAGGTCTTCCTTGATGGCGTTGACAAGCGCACCCAGTTCTGGAGGTACTTCGCCGGTAACTTGGCGTCTGGCGGCGCCGCCGGTGCCACCTCCCTATGCTTCGTGTACCCCCTCGACTTCGCCCGTACTCGTCTGGCGGCTGACGTAGGAAAGGCTGGAGCAGGGAGAGAGTTCAGTGGTCTCGGAGACTGCCTGGTGAAGATCTTCAGGTCAGACGGTCTGCGCGGGTTGTACCAGGGCTTCAATGTGTCCGTGCAGGGCATCATCATCTACAGGGCTGCTTACTTTGGCATCTACGACACAGCTAAGG GTATGCTCCCCGACCCTAAGAACACTCACATTTTGGTGAGCTGGATGATCGCCCAGTCTGTGACCGCTGTAGCCGGCCTCACCTCCTACCCATTCGACACTGTCCGTAGGCGTATGATGATGCAGTCTGGCCGCAAAGGAG CCGACATCATGTACAGCGGAACCATCGACTGCTGGCGCAAGATCGCCCGTGATGAGGGCGGCAAGGCTTTCTTCAAGGGTGCGTGGTCCAATGTGCTCCGTGGCATGGGAGGCGCCTTCGTGCTGGTGTTGTACGATGAGCTGAAGAAGGTCATCTAA